In Janthinobacterium rivuli, a single genomic region encodes these proteins:
- a CDS encoding TIGR03088 family PEP-CTERM/XrtA system glycosyltransferase: MALDFDTGGTGGASTAPLIVHVIHQLDVGGLENGLVNLINHLPPERYRHAIVCMKNATAFRLRLTTPGVDIISLDKREGKDWRHYLHLYRVLKRLQPALVHTRNLGCLEAQLLACLAGVRLRVHGEHGRDMSDLHGTRRKYRLLRKCMLPLVQHFIAVSADLGLWLVDAIGAAPTQVSHIGNGVDSVQFHPRLGPPAAVGPPGFLCNGAFVIGSVGRMATVKDHASLVQAFLLLLAQPGARARLRLLIVGDGPCRQACLDLLQQAGVAHLAWLPGARDDVAQLLRAMDLFVLPSLAEGSSNTILEAMATGLPIVATQVGGNAELVQSGWSGTLVPPGSPEMLADAMLDYYSMPELGPRHGARGRRQVLAEHSLPAMAGAYLAVYDRLTGARQPSPLSTTP; this comes from the coding sequence ATGGCCCTTGACTTCGATACCGGCGGCACGGGGGGCGCCAGCACGGCCCCGCTGATCGTGCACGTGATCCACCAGCTCGATGTGGGCGGGCTGGAAAACGGCCTGGTCAACCTGATCAACCATTTGCCGCCGGAACGCTACCGCCACGCCATCGTCTGCATGAAGAACGCCACCGCGTTTCGCCTGCGCCTGACCACCCCGGGTGTCGACATCATCAGCCTGGACAAGCGCGAAGGCAAGGACTGGCGCCACTATCTGCACCTGTACCGCGTGCTGAAACGCTTGCAGCCGGCACTCGTGCACACGCGCAACCTGGGCTGCCTTGAAGCGCAGCTGCTGGCCTGCCTGGCCGGCGTGCGCCTGCGCGTGCATGGCGAACACGGGCGCGACATGAGCGACTTGCACGGCACCCGCCGCAAATACCGGCTGCTGCGCAAATGCATGCTGCCGCTGGTGCAGCATTTCATCGCCGTCAGCGCCGACCTGGGGCTATGGCTGGTGGACGCCATCGGCGCGGCGCCCACGCAGGTGTCGCACATCGGCAACGGCGTCGACAGCGTGCAGTTTCACCCGCGCCTGGGGCCGCCGGCCGCCGTGGGCCCGCCCGGTTTCCTGTGCAACGGCGCCTTCGTCATCGGCAGCGTGGGCCGCATGGCGACCGTCAAGGATCACGCCTCGCTGGTGCAGGCCTTTTTGCTGTTGCTGGCGCAGCCGGGCGCCCGCGCGCGCCTGCGCCTGCTCATCGTCGGCGACGGGCCGTGCCGCCAGGCTTGCCTGGACCTGCTGCAGCAAGCCGGCGTGGCGCACCTTGCCTGGCTGCCCGGCGCACGCGACGACGTGGCGCAACTGCTGCGCGCGATGGACCTGTTCGTGCTGCCCTCGCTGGCCGAAGGCAGCTCGAACACCATCCTCGAAGCGATGGCGACGGGTCTGCCCATCGTTGCCACGCAGGTGGGCGGCAACGCGGAACTGGTGCAGTCGGGCTGGAGCGGCACGCTGGTGCCGCCCGGCTCTCCCGAGATGCTGGCCGACGCCATGCTCGACTACTACAGCATGCCCGAACTGGGCCCACGCCACGGCGCGCGCGGGCGGCGCCAGGTGCTGGCCGAGCACAGCCTGCCCGCCATGGCCGGCGCCTACCTGGCCGTATACGACCGCCTGACGGGCGCGCGCCAGCCGTCTCCCCTGTCCACCACTCCCTGA